In the genome of Cheilinus undulatus linkage group 6, ASM1832078v1, whole genome shotgun sequence, one region contains:
- the LOC121510787 gene encoding protein scribble homolog — translation MGLLTQLLESSDYLQECRNPHSSPSLRTSSPNWSTPVLSWGTNKDSQQGRPRSPPALDGVCGRFFGTEKEEEEIEQPQEDCAGQLSETDSSSYWFPHQRAEKKAGRKSQPHRAAQKGSGLHGDIKISSITTSQRSSSSSSGPERTPPQEPIISQVPLRLQIKVPGQRGSLGFSIAGGRGSLPYKENDEGIFISRVIKGGASEKAGVHVGDRLMEVNGLDMQGATHHQAVSALRNAGSCIKMKVLRERLLPREVCEPPLDVTGQQLRGRRSKHQKEESREDCMSKKVEAVVCNGNCISDLERELKRTLSELEAVTKAKNDSLQGGKHTMTIPRIILTHPSTSDEDVELLTQSPNRELQHDDVPDRCCFDSAFYPL, via the exons ATGGGCCTCCTGACC CAGCTGCTGGAGTCCTCTGACTATCTCCAGGAGTGTAGAAATCCTCACAGTAGCCCATCCCTCAGGACCAGTAGCCCAAACTGGTCAACCCCAGTCCTCAGCTGGGGGACAAACAAAGACAGTCAGCAGGGGAGGCCTCGATCACCCCCAGCCCTTGACGGTGTGTGCGGTCGCTTCTTTGGcacagagaaagaagaggaggaaattgAACAACCCCAGGAG GATTGCGCGGGCCAGCTGTCAGAGACGGACTCGTCTTCTTATTGGTTTCCTCATCAGAGAGCTGAAAAGAAAGCGGGCAGAAAATCTCAGCCTCACAGAGCCGCTCAAAAAGGGTCTGGTCTCCATGGAGACATAAAGATCTCCTCCATCACAACAAGTCAGAggtcttcatcttcttcttcagGTCCAGAGAGGACCCCACCTCAGGAACCAATCATCTCCCAAGTGCCATTAAGA TTGCAGATCAAAGTGCCCGGTCAGAGGGGGAGTTTAGGATTCAGCATTGCAGGTGGGCGGGGGTCTCTGCCTTATAAAGAAAACGATGAG GGCATCTTCATTTCCAGAGTAATCAAAGGAGGAGCGTCAGAAAAGGCCGGTGTCCATGTTGGAGACAGATTAATGGAG GTCAACGGCCTCGACATGCAGGGAGCGACGCACCATCAGGCCGTCAGCGCCCTCAGGAATGCTGGGAGCTGCATCAAGATGAAAGTGCTCAGAGAGCGGCTGCTTCCCCGGGAAGTGTGCGAGCCACCTCTAGATGTGACGGGACAACAGCTGCGGGGCCGGAGGAGCAAACATCAGAAGGAAGAAAGCAGAGAGGACTGCATGTCTAAGAAGGTTGAGGCTGTTGTCTGCAACGGCAACTGCATT TCTGATTTGGAGAGGGAGCTGAAGAGGACCCTGTCGGAGTTGGAGGCAGTCACCAAAGCAAAAAATGATTCACTCCAAGGAGGGAAGCACACAATGACA ATCCCCCGGATCATCCTCACTCATCCCTCTACCTCAGATGAAGATGTGGAGCTCTTGACACAGAGCCCCaacagagagctgcagcatgATGACGTTCCTGACAGATGCTGTTTTGACAGTGCCTTCTACCCACTTTGA